Part of the Bacillus sp. N1-1 genome, TGCCGTTATTAGGTCTTGAAGGTGAAAAAAATGCTGATCTAGCGAATGATGGGAAAACCAACATTACGCTAGTTGGAAAATTGTTAGGTGAAGAACTAGAGGATCGGGGGATAGGCACACAAGTTGACGATTCAAACATTGGAGCCCTTTTAAATGAAAAGGGACTTGAGCATGGAAGTGCTTATGATGTATCAAGAACGATCGTGAAGTCTGCGGTAGCGAGCAATGATGACTTTAACTTATTCATTGATATTCATCGTGATTCATTAAGAGCGAAGGATACAACGGTTACCATTAACAATGAGGAATACGCTCGAACGGTTTTTGTCATTGGAGAAGAAAACCCGAATTATGAGAAGAATCTCGCGCTTGCAAAAGAATTACATGCTGCGCTAAAAGCAGAATTTCCAGGGCTAAGCAGGGGAGTAATAAGTAAAAAAGGAAAAGGCGTAGATGGCATTTATAATCAAGACTTATCCCCCAATGCTATGTTGATTGAAATGGGTGGGGTGGACAATAATCTTGAGCAACTTAGTCGAACTGTTAAAGCCATTGCAGATGTCATTAGCGAACATTATTGGGGAACGGAGAAAGTAAATAAGTAAAAAAGTGAAGCGCTGTGTCAGTTCACAGCGCTTCTACAAGGCTTCTTTCTTAATAGTTAATAAGCTAGTAGCAATACCAACTGCAAAAATAGTAACAGCAGAATAGAGCGAAGCATTTAATCCAATGGTTTTGGATCCGATAAGTATAACAAGGCCATCTATTATAAAGATGATGATTCCAACATTTAACGTAACGATGCGGGAGATAAATTGAGCGAGCAAATCTGTTCCACCTGTACTTGTCTCGTATTTCAACATAATTCCAATCCCTGTACCTACGAAAAAGCCTCCTAATATTGAACTGATGAGAATAGGAAAAGAAAAGGCGTATCGAAGTGGAGAAAGAAGATCAATAAAAAAAGAAGAAAGTAATAACCCATGTAGACTATTATAAAAGTAAGGGCGAAAGTAGAGGAACGCAATAATATAAAGAGGAATACTTAAACAGATGATGGTAAGACCGGTTTGATATCCCCATATGTATTTCACAATTAAGCCAATTCCGATCATTCCACCATCAA contains:
- a CDS encoding stage II sporulation protein P gives rise to the protein MKSSSPRLFGDTSSKQIRLISFFTVSGLIFLFIVAGVISSSETKYQLSSSMLHDWITSFSTEAMVYGMGTENHYLTQVLPEESEPPAFSLVMFQFITSVKPGDIRSLLGGELPGFALYDAKIHVAGEGTNFTNLPVESAPPLDDLLKEREVPTEKLEIQDSKDQVTPPLQTTNGKKVAFIYHSHSYESYLPLLGLEGEKNADLANDGKTNITLVGKLLGEELEDRGIGTQVDDSNIGALLNEKGLEHGSAYDVSRTIVKSAVASNDDFNLFIDIHRDSLRAKDTTVTINNEEYARTVFVIGEENPNYEKNLALAKELHAALKAEFPGLSRGVISKKGKGVDGIYNQDLSPNAMLIEMGGVDNNLEQLSRTVKAIADVISEHYWGTEKVNK
- a CDS encoding YitT family protein, giving the protein MYKKIAAVVTGSILVGSGINAFLVPNHLIDGGMIGIGLIVKYIWGYQTGLTIICLSIPLYIIAFLYFRPYFYNSLHGLLLSSFFIDLLSPLRYAFSFPILISSILGGFFVGTGIGIMLKYETSTGGTDLLAQFISRIVTLNVGIIIFIIDGLVILIGSKTIGLNASLYSAVTIFAVGIATSLLTIKKEAL